From the genome of Cinclus cinclus chromosome 12, bCinCin1.1, whole genome shotgun sequence, one region includes:
- the SEMA3G gene encoding semaphorin-3G → MRAAVAVSLSLCWLWAAGHSLPRLRLSYRELLGTNRSILFFGHRGFLGFRSLYLDEYRDRIFIGGKDVLYSLLLDGASADVKEIYWPPRPGQTEECFQKGKDPGTDCANYIRVLHPYNRTHLLACGTGAFHPMCTFVYVGHRGEHTFSLDPANVETGRGRCPHEPSRAFASTVIGGELYAGLTADFLGRDAGVFRSMGTRSALRTEVDQSLLNDPKFVAAHLIPDNDDWDNDKAYFFFTEKVVEADSKEHAVVSRVGRVCVNDAGGQRVLVNKWSTFNKARLVCSVPGPGGIDTYFDELEDVFLLRTKDGKSPEIYALFSTVSHVFQGSAVCVYRMADIREVFNGPFAHRESPHHQWGAYEGRVPYPRPGVCPSKTTNQPRQQYSSTKDFPDEVLHFARAHPLMYKSVYPRHRRPLLVKTDLPHRLRQLAVDRVEAEDGQHDILFLGTDAGSVLKVVVMQKTSSAMTEEVILEELQVFKVPVPITQMEISVKRQTLYVGSSLAMAQVRLHQCESYGTACAECCLARDPYCAWDGTACTHYQPSGKRRHRRQNARHSNPAHQCLDQNLTVDDFESVEEKVLYGAEDNSTFLECVPRSPQASVQWFVQRPPDEQRDEVKTDERILQTEHGLLFRKLHQHDAGIYYCKTLEHGFTQTVAKITLEVIASEQLAHTFLRGRGDELPHLLCPKSRLVPQAPKTWFKDIMHLISSQNPRQVEEYCARLWCSSRPHHRKSKLAQAKLVLAGVDVAKKGRTGKAHSERNRVPRQAPAT, encoded by the exons AGCTTTTAGGCACCAACCGCTCCATCCTCTTCTTTGGTCACCGTGGCTTCCTGGGCTTCCGCTCCCTCTACCTGGATGAGTATCGTGACCGGATCTTCATTGGGGGGAAGGATGTGCTCTACTCCCTACTCCTGGATGGGGCCAGTGCAGATGTCAAGGAG ATCTATTGGCCACCTCGCCCTGGGCAGACGGAGGAGTGTTTTCAAAAGGGGAAGGACCCAGGG ACTGACTGTGCCAACTATATCCGTGTGCTGCATCCCTACAACCGGACACACTTGCTGGCTTGTGGGACAGGTGCCTTCCACCCCATGTGCACCTTCGTCTATGTGGGGCACCGTGGTGAG cacacCTTCAGCTTGGACCCTGCCAACGTGGAGACCGGCCGGGGCAGGTGCCCACATGAGCCCAGCCGTGCTTTTGCCAGCACTGTCATCG GTGGGGAGCTGTACGCTGGCCTCACGGCTGATTTCCTGGGACGTGATGCCGGTGTTTTCCGCAGCATGGGGACCCGCTCTGCCCTGCGCACAGAGGTGGACCAGAGCTTACTCAACG ATCCCAAATTTGTGGCAGCCCACTTGATCCCAGACAACGATGACTGGGACAATGACAAAGCCTATTTCTTCTTCACGGAGAAGGTGGTGGAGGCAGACAGCAAGGAGCATGCCGTTGTCAGCCGTGTGGGGCGCGTCTGTGTG aatGATGCTGGTGGTCAGAGGGTGCTGGTCAATAAGTGGAGTACCTTCAACAAGGCCCGGCTGGTGTGCTCTGTCCCTGGCCCTGGTGGCATCGACACCTACTTTGATGAACTGG AGGATGTCTTCTTGCTGAGGACGAAGGATGGGAAGAGCCCAGAGATCTATGCCCTTTTCAGCACTGTCAG CCACGTtttccagggctctgctgtcTGTGTGTACCGCATGGCTGACATTCGGGAGGTCTTCAATGGGCCCTTTGCCCACCGAGAGAGCCCCCATCACCAGTGGGGTGCCTACGAGGGCAGGGTGCCCTACCCACGGCCAGGCGTG tgtcccagcAAGACCACCAACCAGCCCCGGCAGCAGTACAGCAGCACCAAGGACTTCCCTGACGAGGTGCTGCACTTCGCCCGTGCTCACCCCCTCATGTACAAGTCCGTGTACCCCCGGCACCGCCGGCCCCTCCTCGTGAAGACTGACCTGCCCCACCGGCTGCGCCAGCTCGCGGTGGACAgggtggaggctgaggatgggcAGCATGACATCCTCTTCCTCGGCAcag ATGCTGGCTCGGTGCTGAAGGTGGTGGTCATGCAGAAGACGAGCTCAGCCATGACTGAAGAAGTCATCCTGGAGGAGCTTCAGGTTTTTAAG GTGCCTGTGCCCATCACGCAGATGGAGATCTCTGTCAAGCGC CAAACACTCTACGTGGGCTCCAGCCTAGCGATGGCCCAGGTACGGCTGCACCAGTGTGAGTCCTATGGCACTGCTTGTGCCGAATGCTGCCTGGCCAGGGATCCCTACTGTGCCTGGGATGGCACTGCCTGCACCCACTACCAGCCTTCTGGCAAGCGCCGCCATCGCCGCCAGAATGCCCGCCACAGCAACCCTGCACACCAGTGTCTGGACCAGAACCTGACTG TGGATGATTTTGAGAGTGTTGAGGAGAAGGTGCTTTATGGGGCAGAGGACAACAGCACCTTCCTGGAGTGTGTGCCCCGGTCCCCGCAGGCCAGCGTGCAGTGGTTTGTCCAGAGGCCCCCTGATGAGCAGCGGGATGAG GTAAAGACGGATGAGCGGATCCTGCAGACGGAGCATGGGCTGCTTTTCCGCAAGCTGCACCAGCACGACGCCGGCATCTACTACTGCAAAACGCTGGAGCACGGCTTCACCCAGACGGTGGCCAAGATCACCCTGGAGGTGATTGCCAGCGAGCAGCTGGCACACACCTTCCTCCGGGGGCGAGGTGATGAGCTCCCACACCTGCTCTGCCCCAAGTCCCGGCTGGTGCCACAGGCTCCCAAAACCTGGTTCAAGGACATCATGCACCTCATCAGCTCCCAAAACCCGCGGCAGGTGGAGGAGTACTGTGCCCGCCTCTGGTGCAGCAGCCGTCCTCACCACCGCAAGAGCAAACTAGCCCAGGCCAAGCTGGTCCTGGCTGGTGTGGATGTGGCCAAGAAGGGACGGACAGGCAAAGCCCACAGCGAGAGGAACCGTGTGCCCCGGCAAGCACCGGCCACTTAG